AAGGATGCAATACTTGATACGAAAAACTGTTTACCAAGGTCCGCAGATATGCTTGCAGGGATAATTCTTCAACTGCTCTGCTCCTTGGTTGAGCAAAAAGATCTCATAGATGTTGAGGGTGTTTCCTTTGGAGATCATGCTATATATACCAAATTCTCTGACCTAGTGCTTAAACTTTTGGCCTGTTTCTTCAAGCACCTTGGATGTTATGAGAGTCTTTCTGGATACTTGAAACACAAAACGCTGGTACACCATCAATTTGTTCTCTCTTTGTTAAATTTGATTTTGCCAAGTATGATGTAGTTTATTAAGAACTTGTAACTGATACTAACTTGCAAGATTTCACTGTATGTAGTGCTGTGATCTTTAATCTCTAAGCTATTTGTGGAATTACATGTTACTGATTAGATTTCCAGTGGTTCTTTTTGCAGGTGCTAATGGTAAGACTTAGGCTTCACATGCAGTGTAATGTTTCTCATCTTGTTTTATGGCTAAAGTTGCTTAAAAACCATTTTGAAGATCTCTTATATGCACCTATATCAGTTTGTGATGATGGTTCTGCAGCTACTTTAGAAGAATCTCCTTTTTTAGCTGTTTCTGTTGATAGAGACATGGTGCAGAATTTATGCACCCAACATTTGAGGAGGCAGacaattttcctttttcttcattGCTGCTTCAAACTGGTTCACTTTCATCATGAAGCTGATCATCAATTTTCATGCGGAGGGAAATATTCTTCTATTATTTCCACATTGCAAGTCTGTAGCGAACATTTCACCTGCATGGGCTTAGTGGAGCTATTTGAGTGGCTTCAGAAGTGTGCTTCACTGGAGAATGTTGTGGATTATGAGAGTTTTAGAAAATCCTGCTTTAGCTTTGGCTCATCCTTCCTGCAATTTTATATGGAGGAGGTATGCTTTGCTTTTATGTACCTATCTTTCTCCTCTTTAAGCCACAGGTCTAGAAGATTTGTGTTGCTTCTTAATCGTTTTCTTTGAGCATCTTCATGTTTCTTTTCCGTCATATTTGTCTTTGACTTCTCGTGTAGGATAATAATTTCTGAAAaaccctttcttcatcatctttcttTAGCTGAATGTTGATACATTAGTTATATACAATTTTAAGCAATTAGTGCATAATTTCATGACCATAACTTGGTAACTTGTTAATCAACTTTAGTAATTCACTTATAATTGATGATGTATTCCATGACATGCACATAATGATTTATCTTTTTGTACAAAAGACCTTTCTCAATTGTTCTTTATCTTGTTATTACCTGCCAATGGTCCCCTAGAAAATGATTAGTCCTATTTGGCTACACCAGCAACAAGCTGTAATGTTCAAACTACTTGCCCTGTAGACATGTCTGTAAATGAGTTtcctttttatcttgattttagcTACACTTGTTCGCAAATGGAGACATCTCTTAATTTGTTTTTCCTAGTGACCTCACATATCTACCCCAACACTGTCATAAGTTAAATTGGTATTTTGTATATGATACTATGGCACTTGGTAAATTAGCTGTTTTCATGTTAAATTAGCCTGCAACTTAATGGTACTATGGTACGTGGTAAACTGATTTTAGTTAAGCTTATAGCTGGTGTTCAGGTGACTTTCATATATGCCACTGATTTGTGTCTTCTACTTATTTAATATTTGGACAAGTAATGACAGGGTATTCTTTTTTATTAATGTTTTACACTTTGGATTGCAGGATGATATGCTATTTGATATCCTCTTGCTGCTTTTGGATGCTCCAGTCATTAGCTTGCAAGTGTAAGCCACATTAGGATATAATTGTATTGTAATGATAATTTGATAGGTAAAGAAACATCTCTGTATCCTCTTCCTTTATAAAATTGCAGATGTAGCAATGGAGAGGAAACTTCTTTCGAGGAGATGAAGAAGGACatcatttttaatatttctagTATCTTTAACCCCATTTACCTTTTCCATATGTTTCTGTTATTGGTAAGTTGGTTAGAATGCTTAAAAGCATCATGCTTTTCAATTCAttgtttgtttttcttgagaGGTTGAGTTCGTCTTCTGTTGTTAGTTAAAACAAACATGCAAATTATGTTATCTAGATATTGtcttaatttcaaattaaaagtcAAGTCTTTGCAATGCTTATCTTTCTTTGGATCACTTGTGTTCATGCTTCATTTATTATCCAAGAGCCCAGGTAACTAGTTTATAGGATAACCTTCTAACGTGAaaaactctggatatcatatttGCTTTCATCTCATCATTGTTGGAAGGAGTTCTACGCTGCTGCTAGTCTTTTTTGCAAGAAATCAATTAGAATTGTTTctagcatatatatttttttttgtttgctgaTGAACAAAATTCTGCAACCTTTCAATCCATGACTACTTTTGGTAACAAGATAGTAATAAATGTGTCACTGCTAGCATAGGTAGGGTTTGTACATgtaaaagattttctaaaactcgATTTTCCTGTGACAACTAATGGCTTATATTtgatcattttttatttgataGAATGAGATTATTTTGAAGTTGCCTGTTGCTGCTAAAGGATGCACATAAATATCCTGCACTGATGTATATCTGTTGGACTCATAAATATGAAATTCCATGTCATCCTAGCTATTACTTGCAAAAAATGCATAAAAGGAGTTCTCTCAATCAAGAAGCTTGAAAGTCTGTAGCGGTCCAATTTTTCCAACCCTTTCATTTAGGTTCCAAGTTTAACACCTATTCTTGCCAGTAGTTGGTGCTGTCCATAACACCCATGAATAGATGTTTTAGCATTAAGCAATTTTGCCTTATCAGCCACACTAGAAAAGTTAGTGATTGGTTGACCCCTAAAATCAGATTTTGTTCATGTAAATTCCTCCAAACCTGTTTCATAAGAGAAACAAATAGATAAGAGGATTAATGAATCAACTGGTAGGGTCACCACTAACAACCATCCTATGCTACTGTATCTATGactcaaaaaattatataaaatgacAACAAttgcttctttttttcctttccaaCCGACGCTCACCAAATTATGCTTGCAACAACAATGACAGTACTCTTTTCTTTTGTACTGTGATTCATTTCCTCTAATTGGTTAGCAACTTATCTGCATTGCCATGACACTTATTTAGACATCATGAACAAAACATGTATCAGAAACAAAATAATGTAACAATAATGCTAAATGACTCAGCCTAATCATCCTACAGGAGAAATAAGATGGAGTCTGACTAAGCTAAAccttgaatataattttgaatgtGTCAACAAAGCAATATTGGTTTTACATTTATTGGACCTTTATTCCATCGATTGACAAGCAATTTGAAGAATAACATGTGTGATTGTTGTTTGTGTTTGCAGTTACATTATGATCACTTGGTGCTTGTTGACTATCTACTTTCAAAAGATTTAGGGATTCGTTTTCTGCAGTATCTTTTAAGGTACATTTCCTGTTTGTTATTTATGTGATTATATTACTCCCTACTGAATGCCAAGGCAAACTACAATGGAAGATTTTTTTTGTGTTCATTGaattgaaaatggatttgtttAGATAAGTGGTTTTATGAGTGTCAGACTTAAAGAAGTCTTGCCATTCTTTAGAATCAAAAGGAATATTGGAGATaatgttgatttgaaagcatTTTACCTTTGATCAGATGTGAAATACAAACTGATATCTACATCTTTTAGTTTCTCAATAAAACTAAAAAAGGATTTTCCTTCTAATAACAAGCATCAGTTTTATGTTAAAACCATTTAGTATGTAATTGAATAAAGAAAATGAACCCAGTGAGAAGAATTTGAGGGATAGATATCGCAGATATCAATCGCAGCACTTCACATTCTTATACGGTTCTTGAAACATGCTCGAGCATTTCATGGCAgtttatataattaaatttattctgACATGCACTCAGCTGAGTTAGATGGACCTTGTCAATATTACAGACTCTTGACTAAGTACTTAAAGAAGTTTCAATTTACTTTTCTAGTTGTCTTTCATGAGTTTTATTGGTTTCTTGAATCTTAACCCTTTTCAACTGTTACTATTAACAACCTACAGTAAGGTCTGAGATTTCCAATGAATAGCGACAGAAGagcaaaagaacaaaacatgTTAAAGAATAGTTTTTGAACTCTTAGATGAGTTGACAGTGAAATCTCCATTTGTTTACCATGTTTTCATTGAGTTTGTACAATTTGTAGTTCATTGACAATATTTTCTTGCCATGGACTTTACATGGTGATTTGGTCATTTGATGGATCTTGTCTAAATGGTTTCTTCTGTTTAAGCAATATGTTGaattaaaaacaaaagcaaaataattaaatcaatatggtCTTAGTAAAGGATCTATTAAATTTAGTTGATTTTGTATGTATTTGCAGGTCCGTGCACTGCTAAGTTTTCTGTCTTTTTACCACATCAGATTTTTACCTTCAAAGACAGCAGGCCTTGGCAATGTCAAAGTTGCACCAATTACCTGGGTGTTTATGTGTTTGTACCATTGAACAAGTTGCATGCACAGATTGTGCATGCCCACCCTTCCCTAGGCCTACAGTGGTAGGAGCAGGGTTACCCTATATTTTTGCATTGCAGCTTCTTTTGTACATATAATCAATGGCATGCATTGTACCACCACAAGTGATGAGTAATTTCTGCATATATTGGGAGCAGGACtgcgtatgattttttttttatctcagatTTTCTCACATTTTATATGTTTATTCAACTAGGAATCTATTTTCAGCTACATACAAGCTTGAACATACAAATTATTTAAGAAAATCTGATTTCCATTCTCATTATTGCTTGGAAGATTATGTGCTTACTTCATTTTGTTatattcatatttgttctttttcttatGTACTATAATTTATAGGGTTTAATAAATTCATTATAAATTTGTGCCCCACAGGTGTTTACGGATGGTTGGTACATCCTGGCACATCTTTTTGAGATTTCCATTATGTGGAAGTGAACAAAATCAGTCTTCATACAAGAGAAGAAAGATATCCATAGATGAGAGCTTAGAAGCTTTACCTTCGTCAATTATGATGACTAAAGAACACAAAGTAAGAAAGCTGTTGGCTGTGGGCAACATAGATAAGAGCATGACTTTCAATAATGCCAAAGAATGTTTGCTTAGTTTAAAGAAAACAGTGGAAGATCTTCATCGAAAGAATTTATTTCCTTATAATCCAAAACCCCTTCTTAGAAGGTTTGCAATTTTCTGacattatttcttttttcttctattgTATGAATTCATGAGTGAGTAGTCCAATTTTCTTTTTAGTAGCCTTTCAAGTTTGTCTTGATTTTGTATGCAAGTCTAACACATGTTAACACAGATAGCAGCTTCATAGATGGAAAGGAAACTTAGGATAGCAGAAACACATTTGTATCTTGGCTTGAATGAGTGAGCAGTCCAATTTTCTTTTTAGTGGCCTTTCAAGTTTGTCTTGATTTTGTATGCAAGTCTAACACATGTTAACACAGATAGCAGCTTCATAGATGGAAAGGAAACTTAGGATAACAGAAACACATTTGTATCTTGGCTTGAATGAGTGAGTAGTCCAATTTTCTTTTTAGGAGCCTTTCATGTTTGTCTTGATATTGTATGCAAGTCTAACACATGTTAACACAAATAGCAGCTTCATAGATGGAAAGGAAACCTAGGATAACAGAAACACATTTGTATCTTGGCTTGAATTGGTGCCTTTGGGAACAATTACAtggtgataaattttttttttcatcacatGTACATGTATACTATACCATCATCCTTGAATATTGTACCTGGAAATATCTTGTTTTTACTTGAGGTGACAGCATGGCCACTTCAAATTATTTGACTGTCAGGTGAATTATCTGACAGATAGCAAGGAAGCAAATACTAGTTGGATCAGTACAATCAGTATTTACAGGTCCGATCAGTATTGTCCTGTATATATTGGTTTTAGTTTTTTTGTGAATTTTCCAGTAAAATTGGACTGTGTAGGTCGATATTGTACCCAATAAACCAATACTGTTTCAGTGGCCGATTGCGGAAACTGGTATCAGACAAAAAGCAAGGAAGCATATACTAGTTGGATCAGTACGATCAGCATTTACAGGTCCGATCAGTATTGTCCTGTATATATTGGTATTTAGTTTTTTTGTGATTTTTCCAGTAAAATTGGACTGTGTAGGTCGATATCCTACCCAATATACCAGTACTGTTTCAGTGGCCGATTGACAAAACTGGTATCAGACTCTGAGTCAAATCTTTGACATACTACGAGTTCTGGTCCAACAGTAAGATATGTCCTTGTGACTTGGCTGTCAAGAGTTTGAATTAGCAAAACAGCTTCTTTGCTAGTGTAAAACCGTACAAGCTGATCCTCCCCCAAATCTTGCATTGACAGAAGCCTCATACACTAGTCTGCCATTTGAAATAGGCTATTTGCATGTTGGGGAAGAGCTGTGAGTATTAGATTTTCCTCGTTATAACAGGAAGATGTCTGCTTAAAGTTTTCAAGTAATCTATTCATTTTGATCTTAGCTTACTGGTAAAAATTTACATAATAGAATTCAAACAGCATTAGATATCTAGTCATTCAAAGATCTTTAATAAGAACAAAGATTACAATCTGGAGTGTTATAGTTTAACTTGATCAGACTGAATAATTTGTTGGATCCTTTTGTAATTAGCTAACAAGCCAATCCTGTGAAAAGAGTAAAAACTGTCCTCTTGTTGGGGGATGCAGACCTATTCTGCAATCAGCATATTGAGATGATGGATTTCAATTGAATTTGCCTGGTTTTGAAGCATCCTTTTCCCATTTGATACTTCTGCTCTAGAATTCCCTAATCATCTTATTACCTATAACATTGGGAATAATTCTCTTTAGGCACCAGTGCTTGTTAAAATCTAGTCTGGTCATGCTTACAAGCGACTTATTTTCTTCTCAAAATAAATGTAATTTGGtcatattatatttcttttgtgTGCCTGTGTTGCTTTTTGGTCTTGTTAAGTCCTTGTATCTGCACTTGAGTATTGTAAATTTCAATGGGAGCAGTGGCACCTAATTAGCCCCTTTTGTTCAGTTTGGCCAGATTTGAGGAGCTTTGCCATCAATAGAAGCTATATTTCAGAAATCATGTGATAAAAAGATGTAGTTCATGATATAAAAAAGTTGAGTTTATATTGCACCAGTTATGATGCACAGGTAAGGATTTGACTTTTTTCCCTCCCCTATTTGTCACTGTTGCTAACTTTAACTTATCCTGGTGAAAATTTATTTCGACAGAACAGATATGGGCAGAGGACATGTATAAGTTCCTGGGTTGCTGTTCAAGAATTTTGATGTTTGTGTTATTAGACATTTTATATCACTGCATTTCTGCTGGCTATACATCCAAGGTAACTTTTCTAAGATGGTTCACTTGGTGCAATTTTGTGAATAGTTGACTAAAAATTTATTATGGTAGAATAGCTATGATGCAAAACAGTAAGTGGTGATTCCATAACCTTGAGAATTATCACCATGTCAATTTCGAAATGGAACTTCAACTAGCTCCATCGCTAGTATCATTTGTGATGAAGTACCTGAGCTCAAGGTTTGCCTTTTCGGGTCTCGGATCCGTTTCGACAAACTGTTGGAACGATATGTACCAGTATGTACTGGTGTATCAACACATGGCATGCCGGTATGTACCGGTGGCTCGGCgacgaagaaaaagaaagagaagtggAAGGAGTGGTAGAGGAatcgaggaaggaggaaggaagagggaagaagaggaagaaatggaggaagaaggaaaaagaaagaagaggaggaatagAGCAATGGCAGTGACAGCAGGGACAGGGAGGCGGTTCCACCTTACGCGACAACAAAGCAATGGGGAAGTGGTGATGGTGAGGTGGTGACATCTTACGCGATGGTGATGCGGCAGCGGTAGTAGAGGCGAAACGATGATGATGAGGTGGTGGCACCTTACATGACTGCGAAGTGGCAGCAGCAACAAAGGCAAAGTGGCGACAGCGAGGCAATGACATGTTACACGAGAAGAGAGCTCGTGaataatctcttttttttcttttttacactGATTTGGACATGGGCCCCACcatttatttgaatatttttttaatttaactgGATCACTCGGTACAAGGTGGTTCGCGTATCGGTCCCTTGTCGAACTGGTACATACCACCCATACTAGGCGGTATACCACGGCACAACAAACCCTGCTTGAGCTTCTTCTATGTCTACCTTATATAGTATACATTTCTTGTGTACATatgttttgcttaattttatcataGAAAGTACTAATACTTCTTTACCCTACTTTTTCATGATTCAATATGCTTCCTTCCGTTTGACTTACTGTGTATCCTTTTACTCTTATAGAAGGAAGTTATAACTTGGCAAAACTGATAAAGTTGTCTTTTGGACTCCCTGGAACCTGACTTTGATAATGAATAAGCTGAAGTTATAGTCATGTCAAATAATGCACGAACAATTATTTGATGTTTTGCTCTTTGTGCTGATCACAAACCATGATATCTTGAGTAcattcataaatcatatttgtgcAAGTAGGTGATTCTGAAGCATTCAATTTCTCATCTTATTTAATGCTTTTGCAGATATCGACTATATAGAGAACCAGCGATGTCACTATCAATATATACAATGTGGAAGATTTTACCTTTCAAATGAACTTTGATGACCCCTTGATATGTTTCCATTCCATCTTTATTGCCTTAGGTGTTATCTTGTATAGGTCTTTGACTGTAGCTGACTGGTGCTTGCATAATGTTTGATAGCAATTGCTAAGTACCACAAACATAGATATTGGTGGCTTCAGTGAAGTCATTGGGCGCATAGGCATCCATACAAGGTGTGGTGAGGCCCGAGTGCCAACCTATTGGGTTGGGCAGGCGACTTGACTCTAATCGCGGCTGAAGTGCTGGGTGGGCCAGGCACTCGCCTGGATCAACTCAGGCCAGGTTGAGCCTAAGTCAAATTAAAACATtcatttggttcaattgaaccaggtATCCGTCGCATATACCACTAGCAACAAGTGCTCTAACGCAAAAGTCCTTATTCCCCAATTGCATTTCTCACAGCGGAGTTCTTCCCATCGGCGAACAACAGCATTAGCGGCAATGGTGGCATCTTCCTCCAGCAGTAGCGATGTCTTCCTCCAGTGACAACGGTGGGTCTTCCTCCAATGGTAGCAGCGGTGTCTAACTCTGGCGGCAATGGCAGTGGCTTCTTCCCCTTCCTCGAAGTatatctctctttctcctccttcctCCAACCTCTGCCCTGTTTACCGCAGCCTTCCTACGTTCACTGTAGACCCCCGTCTCCCCccctcttcccctcttcttcgTTCACTGCTGCCCTCCTACCGTCGTACATTCCTCGCTCTTCCCTCATTTTTGATGTGTCAAATTTGGAGTAATAGGAATTGTTTCCTTGGATGTTTTTATGCTTGAGTTTTGgatttttttatgaaatttcTAGTGGTTATGTTTTCTACCCGATCAATGGTAATTGGTTTGAAATTTGGTTTTACAAGAATCTAGTATGCGTGCAATGAGTGTTTGTTGCTTATTGTTGATTGGGTGGAAAGCTTTTGGTGGAAATAACATTTGAGAATTCCCCACATAAAGTGGGTCTGTGCATTAGTTTGTACGAGTTCATTGGACACCTGATGTTGTACCAACAGCATTAAGGAGGTACTGTGCATACATAAGATACAACTTTGTGCATGTAAAGTTGCACATCATTGTGCACTGCATGAGTTGAGAATAGCAGCTACCTGCTGTAGTGTAGTTTGGTACTTTAAATGAATGCATGTTGGATGTgttattttagttttaatttatttttattaattctgatatataatttttaaattataatattcgagAATATGTCGTTTCACTCGGGTGAGTGCCTAATGTCTCAGACATTTTAGGAATATGGTGCCTTTTGGTGCCTAGTGTTTTCGACTACACTGGGTGGTTTTTGATTTTCCAGCTACCTTTTTTATAATGTGATTATGTCAGCATGTGGCATATGTCAACTTTCTCTGATGCACCTAATTCAACTGCAGGACTGAGAAATATTCACTGCTAAATGTGTGTACAAGAGTTGTGATTAAGCATGCTCCTATGCTGTCAATGGTATGCTGGGAGTATTTGAATTTTTGTATGTGATGGATCTTGAACTCGACATGCCATCAAGACAGCTATAACATATGCAATAGATCATCGAGATGGTTTAATTGTTCAAGTAAATTTCATTATATCCCAATTGATTCGcaagaatgtttttttttttgaatgaattgACTTGAGCATTGGAGGATTTTTGTTGGTCCTGTGGTGACATTGTTTATGTTTCATCCGAAAGTGATTTTATATCCCAATTGATtcacaagattttttttttttttttgagtgaaTTGACACAAGTATTGGA
The DNA window shown above is from Musa acuminata AAA Group cultivar baxijiao chromosome BXJ2-4, Cavendish_Baxijiao_AAA, whole genome shotgun sequence and carries:
- the LOC103983378 gene encoding uncharacterized protein LOC103983378 isoform X5, with protein sequence MELSYTSSADWTAEATGIAVYRHPLTLDLCGDRRPTRQEEEAAIMAGISRLCNLIAVSLRPYLEPRPFPLTKESEKDLLVSLSRVHKQIQQWTNESDCEGEQERIADSHFYDTCYMDVKHQFVDENNCFMDITSTMVAFLGLESGFVQHLVGKIFVGMSNLLAKFRSKWLKLLHLLWVSLGLAMSSRCILPSAPLGSIHVPDKSWIQSFTNIMLPGIEDTVFDISIFIARLQLRVIEFNVHMVAGLFHTFRNILKSLKREISDLEGAYRYLAMSSLLKMPWGLLDEIHVSRIHFGKDAILDTKNCLPRSADMLAGIILQLLCSLVEQKDLIDVEGVSFGDHAIYTKFSDLVLKLLACFFKHLGCYESLSGYLKHKTLWFFLQVLMVRLRLHMQSTLEESPFLAVSVDRDMVQNLCTQHLRRQTIFLFLHCCFKLVHFHHEADHQFSCGGKYSSIISTLQVCSEHFTCMGLVELFEWLQKCASLENVVDYESFRKSCFSFGSSFLQFYMEEDDMLFDILLLLLDAPVISLQVCSNGEETSFEEMKKDIIFNISSIFNPIYLFHMFLLLLHYDHLVLVDYLLSKDLGIRFLQYLLRCLRMVGTSWHIFLRFPLCGSEQNQSSYKRRKISIDESLEALPSSIMMTKEHKVRKLLAVGNIDKSMTFNNAKECLLSLKKTVEDLHRKNLFPYNPKPLLRSLARFEELCHQ